A genomic window from Chlorobium phaeobacteroides DSM 266 includes:
- a CDS encoding DoxX family protein, which produces MIDRFFNNSDLGKLFLRLPVGGLMLFHGVNKLQHGYVFVEKMLIKSGLPGYLSHGILAGELLAPILILLGMYVRVAAILEATVMVMAIYLVHRGELMSLGEHGAYALELQAFYLFGSLAILFLGAGRYSVQKGRKW; this is translated from the coding sequence ATGATTGATCGTTTTTTTAACAACAGTGATCTTGGCAAGCTTTTTCTGAGGCTCCCGGTTGGTGGTCTGATGCTGTTTCACGGTGTGAACAAGCTGCAGCACGGCTATGTATTTGTTGAGAAAATGCTGATCAAGTCGGGGTTGCCGGGTTATCTGTCGCACGGTATTCTTGCCGGTGAACTCCTTGCTCCGATTCTTATCCTTCTTGGTATGTATGTGAGGGTTGCAGCGATTCTTGAGGCAACGGTCATGGTGATGGCGATCTACCTGGTTCACAGAGGTGAGCTTATGTCGCTTGGCGAGCATGGGGCTTATGCCCTTGAGTTGCAGGCGTTCTATCTGTTTGGTTCTCTCGCCATTCTGTTTCTCGGAGCCGGACGGTACAGTGTTCAAAAAGGTCGTAAATGGTAG
- a CDS encoding ABC transporter ATP-binding protein: MVVSHQEHPDTRPAMIDLRNVTVCRGSTPALEGLTLTIREGCHTVVLGPNGAGKTTLMKLLSSELYPVYRNRTHAKVFGRDRWNVRDLRSQLGILSHDLQQDYLPDTRGINVILSGYYASIDIWKHQEFSEDARTHAGTIMEYLGVGDLKNRAFGSMSTGQQRRLLLGRALVNNPRALLLDEPTAGLDPRASFQYLSAIRTLMESGKTVILVTHHIHEVPPEINRAVLLKAGQIFADGPKKEVLTTKNLAALFDYPLRVIEENGWYHVIPDR, translated from the coding sequence ATGGTAGTTTCGCATCAAGAGCATCCTGATACCCGGCCTGCCATGATCGACCTGCGCAATGTAACGGTCTGTCGGGGAAGTACTCCTGCTCTTGAGGGGCTGACACTCACGATACGCGAAGGTTGTCATACCGTTGTGCTCGGACCGAACGGAGCAGGCAAGACGACGCTGATGAAGCTTCTGTCGAGTGAGCTCTATCCGGTTTATCGTAACCGGACGCATGCGAAAGTATTCGGAAGAGATCGATGGAATGTTCGGGATCTTCGCTCGCAACTCGGAATACTGTCGCACGATCTTCAACAGGACTATCTGCCGGATACCCGTGGAATCAACGTGATTCTGTCAGGCTATTATGCAAGCATTGATATCTGGAAGCATCAGGAGTTTTCTGAGGATGCGCGCACTCATGCCGGGACGATTATGGAGTATCTCGGAGTCGGTGACCTGAAAAATCGCGCTTTCGGTTCAATGTCCACCGGACAGCAGCGACGGTTGCTTCTTGGCAGAGCTCTGGTGAACAATCCTCGTGCGCTCCTGCTTGATGAACCTACAGCAGGGCTTGATCCCAGGGCATCGTTTCAGTACCTTTCGGCTATCAGAACGCTGATGGAGAGTGGCAAAACCGTGATTCTGGTTACGCATCACATTCATGAAGTTCCTCCTGAAATCAATCGTGCGGTTCTCCTGAAAGCCGGACAGATTTTTGCCGATGGTCCGAAGAAAGAGGTACTCACCACAAAAAACCTTGCAGCTCTTTTTGATTACCCTTTGCGGGTGATTGAGGAAAATGGATGGTATCACGTTATTCCTGATCGGTGA
- a CDS encoding L,D-transpeptidase → MVCVLVVFFAAAPVLAMSPKKEPELPKQSALPVSDSSGSTPQGSSLQKTADITGLKVAGKSVEASGSPPSAAKKDSVIIPEGFVVRKLRKGESLSKICENDSVCQVIFMKVNRVDQRHFPVGKRVLLPVEREKAEKYVPIPTTLTDSRGEREIRIYLSSQYFGAYEKGVLVFWGAVSTGKRTNATPPGKFVVNYKQRFKKSIKYDNAPMPYSINYNGGYFMHQQSLPGYPASHGCVRLLMSDAERLFTWAKLKDPVTVVRNGK, encoded by the coding sequence TTGGTCTGTGTATTGGTTGTTTTTTTTGCTGCGGCACCGGTTCTTGCAATGTCACCAAAAAAAGAGCCGGAATTACCGAAGCAGTCGGCGTTGCCAGTAAGCGATAGCAGCGGATCGACTCCTCAAGGCAGCAGTTTACAGAAAACTGCCGATATAACGGGCCTGAAAGTGGCAGGCAAGTCTGTTGAGGCCTCTGGTTCACCCCCATCAGCCGCAAAAAAAGACAGCGTTATTATACCGGAAGGTTTTGTTGTAAGAAAACTCAGGAAAGGCGAGTCGCTGTCAAAGATATGTGAGAACGATTCAGTCTGTCAGGTTATTTTTATGAAGGTCAACAGGGTAGACCAGCGCCATTTTCCGGTTGGAAAAAGGGTTTTGTTGCCCGTTGAACGAGAAAAAGCAGAAAAATACGTTCCGATTCCAACAACGCTTACCGACAGCAGGGGTGAGCGTGAAATCAGAATTTATCTCTCGTCGCAATATTTCGGCGCTTATGAAAAGGGTGTGCTTGTTTTCTGGGGGGCTGTTTCGACAGGAAAGAGAACCAATGCAACGCCGCCGGGCAAGTTCGTTGTCAATTACAAACAGCGCTTTAAAAAGTCCATCAAGTACGATAATGCGCCTATGCCCTATTCGATAAATTATAACGGCGGCTACTTCATGCACCAGCAGTCGCTTCCAGGGTACCCCGCATCGCACGGCTGTGTCAGGCTTCTGATGAGCGACGCAGAGCGTCTTTTTACCTGGGCAAAACTGAAAGACCCGGTAACGGTTGTCAGAAATGGTAAATGA
- a CDS encoding SDR family oxidoreductase: protein MVFGPYCRLCVRKGGDISQISHIGCRFFTDGLSEYVQCHQVCFDSLRHEFWDENIRLSTVIFGTAATPIRDKAGGAPESAIMPEESTHGNLKRLAASDSVVIVTDCDREGAVNAFLPEAAKGKDEYLLNVARQRKIGQFVV, encoded by the coding sequence ATGGTATTCGGGCCGTATTGCCGATTATGCGTGCGCAAGGGTGGGGACATATCGCAAATATCGCACATCGGGTGTCGGTTTTTCACCGATGGCCTGTCGGAGTATGTACAGTGCCATCAAGTCTGCTTTGACTCGCTACGCCACGAGTTTTGGGATGAGAACATTCGCCTTTCAACGGTCATTTTCGGGACTGCGGCTACTCCCATCCGGGATAAAGCAGGCGGAGCTCCTGAATCCGCAATAATGCCGGAAGAGTCCACTCACGGGAATCTCAAGAGATTGGCTGCAAGTGATAGTGTCGTCATTGTTACCGATTGCGATCGTGAGGGAGCAGTCAATGCTTTTCTTCCCGAAGCAGCTAAAGGCAAGGATGAATATCTACTGAATGTCGCTCGACAAAGGAAGATCGGGCAATTTGTCGTTTGA
- the tpx gene encoding thiol peroxidase translates to MATITLKGNPIETSGSLPPVGSDSPFFCLVKTDLSEAGPADFEGRRMVFNIFPSLDTPVCAASVRRFNQEAASFDNTVVLCISADLPFAHSRFCETEGLKNVVSLSSFRSPDFGSSFGVSITNGPLKGLLCRAVVIVDAEHKVIYSELVPEIVQEPDYSAALKALA, encoded by the coding sequence ATGGCTACTATTACCTTGAAAGGCAATCCGATCGAGACTTCCGGTTCTCTTCCTCCAGTGGGTTCGGATTCTCCTTTTTTCTGTCTTGTGAAAACTGATCTTTCGGAGGCAGGCCCTGCTGATTTTGAGGGCAGACGGATGGTGTTCAACATTTTTCCGAGCCTTGATACGCCGGTTTGCGCGGCTTCTGTAAGACGGTTCAATCAGGAGGCGGCTTCGTTTGATAATACGGTGGTACTTTGTATTTCAGCCGATCTGCCGTTTGCCCACAGTCGTTTTTGTGAAACGGAGGGGCTGAAAAATGTTGTGTCGCTCTCTTCTTTTCGCTCTCCGGATTTTGGCAGCAGTTTTGGCGTTTCGATTACGAACGGCCCGTTAAAGGGACTGCTTTGTCGTGCCGTGGTTATTGTTGATGCTGAACATAAGGTTATCTATAGTGAACTGGTGCCTGAAATTGTTCAGGAACCGGATTATAGTGCGGCGCTCAAGGCTCTTGCCTGA
- a CDS encoding alpha-amylase family glycosyl hydrolase encodes MASHSPDTITSFVERRLSDIDFKALTENRSFYPSPASWSDEVLYFLFLDRFSDGRESGGFADMEGNPVVAEAGKRMTPLFNLQSDSSTADRDSWFEAGKHWCGGTIAGMKEKLGYLQRLGITAIWVSPVFRQVTGSNDYHGYGIQNFLDVDPHFGTREELRDFVKAAHDAGIRVILDIIINHAGDVFAYEGNYRYFYADGQQWPVNGYRRFSGETGTIPFDGASGSVGIDAWPDGAVWPEELQSPLTWTCHGEIRGWDSFPEFLDGDFCTLKDIHLGDALKDPEARGDIERRIREFKVSPALRTLGDVYRFWIAFADIDGYRLDTVKHMEPGAVRYFARTIHEYAESLGKENFTIIGEITGGRAYAATILDTTGLDAALGIDDIPDKLEFLVKGWRSPGNPETLDQEGYFDLFRNSILDNRQSHQWYAKHIVTMLDDHDQVGVRHKFRFAGDDERSAGLLPAALGLNLASAGVPCIYYGTEQAFNGCDNRQDDDSYSDVFLRECMFGGPFGSFQSTGKHFFNEDHEVYRFVQGLLGVRREHIELRRGRQFLRQVSETGREGEFYYPQPVNGQLHWVIAWSRIFAGSESLCAINTDTERDLELWVVVDCIIHPPGSFMSCLFSSDSHECQDRVPVAPVHGSAIRIRVPAAGFVVYR; translated from the coding sequence ATGGCTTCGCATTCACCAGACACTATCACGTCTTTTGTCGAGCGACGATTGAGTGATATCGATTTTAAGGCGCTTACTGAAAACAGATCGTTTTATCCCTCTCCTGCTTCCTGGTCGGATGAGGTGCTCTATTTTCTTTTTCTTGACCGTTTTTCCGACGGGCGTGAGTCTGGCGGTTTTGCTGACATGGAGGGTAATCCTGTTGTTGCTGAGGCGGGAAAGCGCATGACTCCGCTGTTTAACCTGCAGAGTGACAGTTCAACTGCTGATCGGGATAGTTGGTTCGAAGCCGGTAAGCACTGGTGCGGCGGAACTATTGCGGGTATGAAGGAGAAACTCGGGTATCTGCAGCGGCTCGGGATAACGGCTATCTGGGTCAGTCCCGTGTTCAGGCAGGTAACGGGCAGCAATGATTATCATGGTTACGGGATACAGAATTTTCTTGATGTTGATCCACATTTCGGAACGAGAGAGGAGCTGAGGGATTTTGTAAAGGCTGCGCATGATGCAGGGATTCGGGTGATTCTTGATATTATTATCAATCATGCGGGCGATGTGTTTGCATACGAGGGTAATTACCGGTATTTCTATGCTGACGGGCAACAGTGGCCGGTGAACGGGTACCGTCGTTTCAGCGGGGAGACCGGCACTATTCCTTTTGACGGGGCTTCCGGTTCTGTCGGGATTGATGCATGGCCTGATGGTGCGGTGTGGCCTGAGGAGCTGCAGTCCCCTCTGACCTGGACCTGTCATGGAGAGATACGGGGTTGGGATTCGTTTCCTGAGTTTCTTGATGGTGATTTTTGTACGCTCAAGGATATTCATCTTGGTGATGCGCTCAAGGATCCTGAGGCGAGAGGGGATATCGAGAGGCGAATCAGGGAGTTCAAGGTTTCACCGGCTCTTCGCACTCTTGGTGATGTGTATCGGTTCTGGATTGCGTTTGCCGATATCGATGGTTATCGTCTTGATACCGTTAAGCACATGGAGCCGGGAGCTGTCCGGTATTTTGCCAGAACAATTCATGAATATGCCGAGTCTCTGGGCAAGGAGAACTTTACGATTATCGGTGAAATAACGGGGGGCCGGGCTTATGCGGCAACGATTCTCGATACGACCGGTCTTGATGCCGCCCTGGGCATCGATGATATTCCCGACAAACTTGAGTTTCTTGTGAAGGGTTGGCGGAGTCCCGGTAATCCTGAAACGCTCGATCAGGAGGGGTATTTTGATCTGTTTCGCAACAGTATTCTCGATAACAGGCAGAGCCATCAGTGGTACGCAAAGCATATTGTCACGATGCTCGATGATCATGACCAGGTTGGGGTTCGTCATAAATTCAGGTTTGCGGGGGATGATGAGCGAAGTGCCGGCCTCCTTCCCGCTGCGCTTGGTCTGAACCTTGCTTCCGCAGGCGTTCCGTGTATCTATTACGGAACGGAACAGGCTTTTAATGGTTGCGACAATCGTCAGGATGATGATTCTTACAGCGATGTTTTTTTACGGGAGTGCATGTTCGGTGGTCCGTTCGGTTCTTTTCAGAGCACGGGAAAGCATTTTTTCAATGAGGATCATGAGGTGTACCGTTTTGTACAGGGACTTCTGGGAGTCCGTCGTGAACATATTGAGCTGCGTCGGGGCCGGCAATTTCTCAGGCAGGTGTCGGAAACCGGAAGGGAGGGTGAGTTTTACTATCCTCAACCGGTAAATGGTCAACTGCACTGGGTGATTGCCTGGTCACGGATTTTTGCCGGATCTGAATCTCTTTGTGCTATTAATACCGATACTGAGCGTGATCTTGAGCTGTGGGTTGTGGTGGACTGTATTATTCATCCGCCGGGTTCCTTTATGAGCTGTCTTTTTTCGAGCGATTCGCACGAGTGTCAGGATCGTGTTCCCGTTGCGCCGGTTCATGGATCGGCGATCCGTATCAGGGTGCCTGCAGCGGGGTTTGTTGTGTACCGGTAA
- a CDS encoding riboflavin synthase yields the protein MFTGIIKDVGRVSGASRQNGGLRLRVQYGNAEEFSNLSVDESVSINGACQTVVSLGDGWLEVQSVEETLKKTTLGSLRHGSLVNLERAVRPIDRLGGHFVLGHVDCAASVDEIRDLGSSREIWISFSERFSPFIVSAGSITIDGISLTVAVLERSRFAVAVIPYTFAHTTINALKPGSFVNLEFDILGKYVARQLGTVARSLEADSLMDEAWLREQGF from the coding sequence ATGTTTACCGGAATTATCAAGGATGTGGGACGGGTGAGCGGTGCGAGCCGGCAAAACGGCGGTTTGCGGCTCAGGGTGCAGTATGGCAACGCTGAGGAGTTCAGCAATCTTTCAGTTGATGAGAGTGTCAGTATCAACGGGGCATGCCAGACTGTTGTGTCGTTGGGTGACGGATGGCTGGAGGTGCAGAGTGTCGAAGAGACGCTTAAAAAGACAACGCTTGGCTCGCTTCGTCATGGTTCTCTGGTGAATCTCGAACGTGCGGTGCGCCCCATTGACCGGCTTGGCGGTCATTTTGTGCTTGGTCATGTCGATTGTGCAGCCTCAGTCGACGAGATTCGGGATCTTGGGTCGAGTCGCGAAATATGGATTTCGTTTTCTGAACGGTTCAGTCCGTTCATTGTGTCGGCTGGTTCCATAACTATTGACGGGATCAGTCTGACGGTTGCTGTACTTGAAAGATCCCGTTTTGCCGTGGCGGTCATTCCCTATACATTTGCTCATACTACCATCAATGCGCTGAAGCCGGGAAGTTTTGTCAATCTTGAATTTGACATTCTCGGCAAGTATGTTGCCCGGCAGCTTGGAACTGTTGCGCGCTCCCTGGAAGCAGATTCATTAATGGATGAGGCATGGCTCAGGGAACAGGGGTTTTAA
- a CDS encoding replication-associated recombination protein A, with translation MADSEPVQSDLFGFSASSGSGERFRPLAERMRPRTLDDIMGQDHLVGRDAPLRRFLASGQFPSMIFWGPPGSGKTTLAGICASSLQFGFEKLSAIDSGVKEVRKALENAEKARRRGVRTMLFIDEIHRFNKAQQDTLLHAIEEGLVVLVGATTENPSFEVNAALLSRAQVYILNPLGDREIEAVINHALTSDTVLSALSVVLEDPDFLVRFSAGDARKALNALEAAIALVSECGQKSVVLTRKIFEQALQYRAPVYDKGGEVHYDTVSAFIKSMRGSDPDAALFWLARMIEGGEDPKFIARRMVIFASEDVGNADPYALTLAVSVFHAVELIGMPEARINLAQGVTYLAGAPKSNASYQAMNAALSESPSLRSFPVPMQLRNAPTKFMKNLGYGGGYRYPHDYPGHFVEESYFPEGVEPRIYYHPGDEGRERFIRERLAGLWQGRY, from the coding sequence ATGGCTGATTCCGAACCTGTTCAGTCCGATCTTTTCGGCTTTTCGGCTTCCAGCGGGAGTGGTGAGCGTTTTCGCCCTCTTGCTGAGCGCATGAGGCCCCGAACGCTCGATGACATTATGGGTCAGGATCATCTTGTGGGCAGGGATGCTCCTTTACGCAGGTTTCTGGCAAGCGGCCAGTTTCCTTCGATGATTTTCTGGGGGCCTCCCGGTTCCGGAAAAACAACACTTGCCGGTATTTGCGCTTCTTCGCTGCAGTTCGGGTTTGAAAAACTTTCCGCAATTGATTCCGGAGTGAAGGAGGTCAGAAAGGCGCTTGAAAACGCTGAAAAAGCAAGACGGCGGGGTGTGCGCACCATGTTGTTTATTGACGAGATTCACCGTTTCAACAAAGCTCAGCAGGATACGCTGCTTCATGCCATTGAAGAGGGACTTGTTGTGCTTGTCGGCGCTACAACTGAAAACCCTTCGTTCGAGGTCAATGCTGCACTTCTCAGCAGAGCGCAGGTCTATATTCTCAATCCTCTTGGTGACAGGGAGATCGAGGCTGTGATCAATCACGCGCTGACAAGCGACACGGTTCTCTCTGCTCTTTCTGTTGTTCTTGAGGATCCGGATTTTCTTGTGCGTTTTTCAGCAGGCGACGCCCGCAAGGCTCTGAATGCGCTTGAGGCGGCTATTGCTCTCGTTTCCGAATGCGGCCAGAAAAGCGTTGTTCTCACAAGAAAGATTTTTGAACAGGCTTTGCAGTACCGGGCGCCTGTTTATGACAAGGGTGGCGAGGTTCATTATGATACCGTATCGGCTTTTATCAAGTCTATGCGTGGTTCCGATCCTGATGCGGCGCTTTTCTGGCTGGCAAGAATGATAGAGGGTGGAGAGGACCCGAAGTTTATCGCGCGGAGGATGGTTATTTTTGCCAGCGAGGATGTCGGTAATGCCGATCCCTATGCCTTGACCCTTGCGGTTTCGGTTTTTCATGCGGTGGAACTGATCGGGATGCCCGAGGCGCGGATCAATCTTGCGCAGGGAGTTACCTATCTTGCAGGAGCTCCCAAATCGAATGCGAGTTATCAGGCTATGAATGCGGCTTTGAGTGAATCACCATCACTCCGGAGTTTTCCTGTGCCGATGCAGCTTCGCAACGCTCCGACGAAATTTATGAAAAATCTTGGCTATGGCGGCGGTTACCGTTATCCTCACGATTACCCCGGGCATTTTGTCGAGGAGAGCTATTTTCCGGAAGGGGTTGAGCCGAGGATCTATTACCATCCCGGAGATGAAGGGCGTGAGCGGTTCATCAGGGAGCGCCTTGCGGGGTTGTGGCAGGGGCGATACTGA
- a CDS encoding TolC family protein, whose product MKRLRLLFLLVLMVVMFPALPDSVSGADIPGETKLVLTLDDAVLLGLSKNRTLEISRLDRQMADQKVRETWAEVLPKVSTGFTYTRSLKSSILFFPDVFSGGTGSSFTPLEISADNAASATIDLQQTIFKGTAIAGIRAATIVRKISDEAYRNTQAAVVADIKHSYFDALISRDQLRLIQQSIDRWEEARKDTQAMFRQGVAADIDTLKAFLSVENLRPDLIQAEHRVGYTMTKLKNAMGISQDSEVLLTGKLELSPKAYPDDIVSAYREALELRPDIHQLELQVEAEDAKVFAAKAERFPVITAFGQLGSQTAFNDNSSFGDSAWPVSASVGLQVSLPIFTGFRTSALVEQAKISRLQTRLRLEELKSTARAEVEVRLSGLRESQKRISVQSKTIAVAERSYKISLLRFREGVGSRLELTEAELQLDKAKTNYLQAVYDYLVASVQLDKSLGRNPVPPPGKG is encoded by the coding sequence ATGAAGAGGTTGCGACTGTTATTTCTGCTTGTGCTCATGGTGGTGATGTTTCCGGCACTGCCCGATTCTGTTTCAGGAGCTGACATTCCCGGGGAAACAAAGCTTGTTCTGACGCTTGATGATGCTGTGCTGCTGGGGTTGAGCAAAAATCGCACGCTTGAAATATCGAGACTCGACCGCCAGATGGCTGACCAGAAGGTTCGTGAAACCTGGGCGGAGGTACTGCCTAAGGTATCTACCGGATTTACCTATACCCGATCGCTGAAGTCCTCAATTCTTTTTTTTCCTGATGTATTTTCCGGTGGTACCGGATCATCGTTCACTCCGCTTGAAATAAGTGCCGATAATGCCGCATCAGCGACGATCGATCTGCAGCAGACGATTTTCAAGGGTACGGCTATCGCGGGCATCAGGGCCGCGACGATTGTTCGGAAAATAAGTGACGAAGCCTATCGCAATACCCAGGCGGCAGTCGTAGCTGATATTAAACATTCCTATTTTGACGCACTGATTTCACGTGACCAGCTCAGGCTGATCCAGCAGAGTATAGATCGCTGGGAAGAGGCCCGCAAGGATACGCAGGCAATGTTCCGTCAGGGTGTTGCTGCCGATATCGATACGCTCAAGGCGTTTCTGTCGGTTGAAAATCTCAGGCCTGATCTTATACAGGCTGAGCACAGGGTTGGCTACACGATGACAAAACTTAAAAATGCAATGGGGATTTCGCAGGATAGCGAGGTTTTGCTTACGGGCAAACTTGAACTCTCTCCAAAAGCATATCCCGACGATATCGTTTCGGCTTATCGCGAGGCTCTTGAGTTGCGGCCTGATATTCATCAGCTTGAGTTGCAGGTTGAGGCAGAAGATGCGAAGGTTTTTGCCGCAAAGGCGGAACGCTTTCCTGTGATCACTGCTTTCGGACAGCTCGGTTCCCAGACGGCATTTAATGACAACAGCAGCTTTGGCGATTCAGCCTGGCCGGTTTCCGCTTCGGTGGGTCTTCAGGTGAGTCTGCCGATTTTTACAGGATTCAGGACAAGTGCTCTGGTCGAACAGGCAAAGATTTCCCGATTGCAAACCCGGCTTCGGCTTGAAGAGCTTAAATCAACGGCGAGGGCTGAGGTTGAAGTGCGGCTTTCCGGGTTGCGGGAGTCGCAGAAAAGAATTTCGGTGCAATCAAAAACCATTGCGGTTGCTGAACGCAGCTATAAAATATCGCTGTTGCGTTTCAGGGAGGGCGTTGGCTCCCGTCTTGAGCTGACTGAGGCTGAATTGCAGTTGGACAAGGCGAAAACCAACTATTTGCAGGCAGTGTATGATTATCTGGTTGCCAGTGTCCAGCTTGACAAGTCGCTTGGAAGAAACCCTGTTCCGCCACCAGGGAAGGGCTGA
- a CDS encoding class I SAM-dependent methyltransferase, with translation MLSIRCPVSDSNQFKPFLSVPDRYHPMSGYMWHLVESEDSGLVVLNPRPDSEKIAAHYRNERYLPHLSPEKAKKPQEQLYLVAKRLLLGYKASIILKHAEKDPKNISVLEIGCSTGDLLGYLHRKKGVPLQNLAGIEPDPEAAAYAENHNRITICRNGIGGIDKEQQFDCIIFWHVLEHIHDLHETLTLARNKLAKDGALVITLPNRESHDALHYREHWIAYDAPRHLYHFTPESLEKLLLRYRLSITTAAPYLPDTLFNTFGSEKLSCAMQNRSFHTGDAVKAVLQAIRAMAIGKANPLKASSLVYIVRKQK, from the coding sequence ATGCTATCAATCCGGTGCCCTGTCTCTGACAGCAACCAGTTCAAACCATTCCTCTCCGTTCCTGACCGGTATCACCCAATGTCCGGATATATGTGGCATCTCGTCGAATCAGAGGATTCCGGACTCGTTGTGCTGAACCCCAGACCCGACAGTGAAAAAATTGCCGCCCACTACCGTAACGAGCGCTATCTGCCGCACCTTTCTCCCGAAAAAGCAAAAAAACCGCAGGAGCAGCTTTATCTTGTCGCAAAACGTCTCCTCCTCGGATATAAGGCCAGCATCATTCTCAAGCATGCGGAAAAAGATCCGAAAAACATATCAGTACTTGAAATCGGCTGTTCAACAGGAGATCTTCTCGGATATCTTCACAGAAAAAAGGGAGTGCCGCTGCAAAATCTTGCCGGTATCGAACCGGATCCGGAGGCAGCCGCCTATGCAGAGAACCACAACCGGATCACCATCTGCCGAAACGGCATCGGGGGAATAGACAAAGAACAACAATTTGATTGCATCATCTTCTGGCACGTGCTTGAACACATCCACGACCTGCACGAAACGCTGACCCTTGCCCGAAATAAACTCGCGAAAGACGGCGCACTTGTTATAACGCTCCCCAATCGGGAAAGTCATGATGCGCTCCATTATCGTGAACACTGGATAGCATACGATGCCCCGAGGCATCTTTATCACTTCACGCCTGAATCACTCGAAAAACTGCTCTTACGATACCGGCTCTCCATAACAACCGCCGCCCCCTATCTTCCGGATACCCTGTTCAATACCTTCGGCAGCGAAAAACTATCCTGCGCCATGCAGAACAGGTCTTTTCATACCGGGGACGCCGTAAAGGCAGTTCTGCAAGCAATACGGGCAATGGCCATCGGAAAAGCAAACCCGCTCAAAGCCTCAAGCCTGGTCTATATCGTCCGTAAACAAAAATAA
- a CDS encoding HIT family protein, with product MDRMYSPWREIYMQSFKDEKTSMKDKKSVFSDIPPEEDEQRFVLHRASKCFIIMNLYPYNCGHLMVVPYHQSPEFSDLDAATMLEIMELTDLCIKALKITLKPQGFNFGANLGRVAGGSVDTHIHFHIVPRWEGDTNFMPVLADAKVLSNDLRSTYANLKTAIADLLSAKEQ from the coding sequence ATGGATAGAATGTATTCACCGTGGCGTGAAATTTACATGCAGTCTTTCAAAGATGAAAAAACATCGATGAAGGACAAGAAATCGGTGTTTTCCGATATCCCTCCCGAAGAGGATGAACAGCGTTTCGTGCTTCACCGGGCCAGCAAGTGTTTTATCATCATGAACCTTTACCCGTATAACTGCGGGCACCTCATGGTGGTACCCTACCATCAGTCTCCGGAATTTTCAGATCTCGACGCAGCCACAATGCTTGAAATAATGGAGCTGACCGATCTGTGCATCAAAGCCCTCAAGATAACCCTCAAGCCCCAGGGATTCAATTTCGGGGCAAATCTTGGACGCGTTGCCGGCGGAAGCGTTGACACACACATCCATTTTCATATCGTACCACGCTGGGAGGGCGATACCAATTTCATGCCGGTTCTTGCCGACGCCAAAGTTCTCAGCAACGATCTTCGCTCAACCTACGCCAATCTGAAAACGGCCATTGCTGATCTGCTCTCGGCCAAAGAGCAATAA
- a CDS encoding phosphatase PAP2 family protein — translation MRFDLHRFADIISWVVSPVIVAPAAYIALVLMGFSEDPDTLSYLTVLFMASTVVPMLLIFGLKKIGKVSDYNISFREQRFLPLLVLTGVNLLGYELLKQVDAPRLLTGILLFNAVNSVFILLVTLQWKISIHLFTLASSIAMLTLQFGLLSLWLLLLIPVLMWSRIYLRAHNFMQTLIGSIIGFVVMFAELKWWIGL, via the coding sequence ATGCGGTTTGATCTTCATCGTTTTGCAGACATTATTTCGTGGGTAGTAAGTCCGGTTATTGTTGCGCCTGCGGCTTATATCGCTCTTGTCCTCATGGGCTTTTCAGAAGATCCCGATACCTTGTCATATCTGACGGTGCTGTTTATGGCAAGCACGGTGGTTCCGATGCTTCTGATTTTCGGATTAAAAAAAATAGGCAAGGTTTCTGATTACAATATATCGTTTCGCGAACAGCGCTTTCTTCCGTTGCTTGTGCTTACCGGAGTGAACCTGCTCGGATATGAGCTGCTCAAGCAGGTTGATGCGCCGAGGCTTCTGACAGGGATTCTTTTATTCAATGCGGTTAATTCTGTTTTTATTCTTCTGGTGACGCTTCAGTGGAAAATAAGTATTCATCTTTTTACCCTTGCTTCATCAATTGCAATGCTGACGCTGCAGTTCGGCTTGTTATCATTATGGCTATTGTTGCTTATTCCCGTGTTGATGTGGTCAAGAATCTACCTCAGGGCGCATAATTTCATGCAAACACTCATTGGAAGCATTATCGGTTTTGTCGTGATGTTTGCTGAGTTAAAATGGTGGATAGGGTTGTGA